The proteins below are encoded in one region of Silene latifolia isolate original U9 population chromosome 2, ASM4854445v1, whole genome shotgun sequence:
- the LOC141644070 gene encoding BURP domain protein RD22-like — protein MASPLFLALTLISLTMMPTPNVAESSAEAYWKLKFGSETVMPKIVKDALIGSHENANYVLHHMIEKGFTLSEELESSILKGESIYGYGPGLVQIIHEDQVMAMANPTLDPSKYPVYFLETDLIHPGKTLKLNFMKTEDHAKFLPIQLAKSIPFSSNDFPQILNIFSVKANTSSAEIMETTIKACETKAMSQENKLCAVTLEDMVDHVKSHVGNKVSTLQGYVEKNIQNVHQIVNPKKVESDVSMVCHKTGYPYAVFYCHNLKKTVLYKVSMVDSEGKKMDAVGVCHKDTSSWNPKHVSFQLLKVKPGSVPICHFLDERSIAYVRS, from the exons ATGGCATCTCCCCTGTTTCTTGCTCTTACATTAATTTCT CTCACAATGATGCCTACACCTAATGTAGCCGAGTCTTCTGCTGAAGCGTACTGGAAATTGAAGTTTGGCAGTGAGACTGTCATGCCAAAAATCGTCAAGGACGCACTTATAG GTTCACATGAGAATGCCAACTATGTCTTAcaccatatgattgaaaagggtTTTACACTATCCGAAGAACTCGAGTCAAGTATTCTTAAAGGAGAATCGATTTATGGATACGGGCCCGGTTTGGTTCAAATTATTCATGAAGATCAAGTAATGGCCATGGCAAATCCCACCTTAGATCCCTCAAAATATCCAGTCTATTTCCTCGAAACCGATCTAATCCACCCTGgaaaaacattgaagttaaacttcATGAAAACCGAAGACCATGCCAAGTTTTTGCCAATCCAACTAGCCAAATCAATACCCTTTTCGTCGAATGATTTCCctcaaattttaaacatcttctCCGTTAAAGCGAATACAAGcagtgccgaaataatggagactACAATCAAGGCTTGTGAGACAAAAGCAATGTCTCAAGAAAATAAGCTTTGTGCAGTTACACTTGAAGACATGGTAGACCATGTTAAATCCCATGTCGGAAACAAAGTATCGACATTACAAGGGTATGTAGAGAAAAACATACAAAATGTGCATCAAATTGTGAATCCTAAGAAAGTTGAAAGTGATGTTAGTATGGTTTGCCATAAGACGGGGTATCCATACGCCGTGTTTTACTGTCATAACCTTAAAAAGACGGTTTTATACAAGGTTTCGATGGTTGATTCAGAGGGGAAGAAAATGGATGCAGTTGGTGTGTGTCATAAGGATACATCTTCTTGGAATCCTAAGCATGTTTCCTTTCAACTTCTTAAGGTGAAACCTGGAAGTGTACCTATTTGTCATTTTCTCGACGAGAGAAGTATAGCTTATGTACGTTCTTAA
- the LOC141644069 gene encoding BURP domain protein RD22-like, with amino-acid sequence MASTMIIVLTVVYLMSMPIPNVAESSAEAYWKLNLGSETVMPKIVKDALIGANENANYVLQHEVQKGFKISKELESSILKDAEIVEYEMAFKVTNQQKESIKKLDQESIMLQTTHENPTIDPTKHSVYFTEPDLTRPGKTLKLNFMKIEDDAKFLPIQVTKSIPFSSKAFPRILDLFSVQANSSSADIMEDTIRACEIKAMSEEKKLCALTLEDMVDYVKSHVGKKVCTLSGYVAKDVQNVHKIVNSKKVESDVSMVCHKMGYPYAVFYCHNLKETSLYEISMVDSEGKKMDAIGVCHKDTSSWSPKHVSFQMLKVKPGSVPVCHFLNERSIAYVLK; translated from the exons ATGGCATCGACCATGATTATTGTTCTTACAGTTGTTTAT CTCATGTCGATGCCAATACCTAATGTAGCTGAGTCTTCAGCAGAAGCATATTGGAAATTGAATTTAGGAAGTGAGACCGTCATGCCAAAAATCGTTAAGGATGCACTCATAG GTGCAAATGAAAATGCCAATTATGTCCTACAACATGAAGTCCAAAAGGGTTTCAAAATATCAAAGGAGCTTGAATCAAGTATCCTTAAAGATGCAGAAATTGTAGAATACGAGATGGCCTTCAAAGTTACAAACCAACAAAAGGAAAGCATAAAAAAATTAGATCAAGAATCAATAATGCTTCAAACTACTCATGAAAATCCCACCATAGATCCAACAAAACATTCAGTTTATTTCACCGAACCTGACCTGACCCGACCTGGTAAAACACTTAAGTTAAATTTCATGAAAATCGAGGACGATGCCAAGTTTTTACCAATCCAAGTAACCAAATCAATACCCTTTTCGTCAAAAGCTTTCCCTCGAATTTTAGACTTATTTTCCGTTCAAGCGAATTCAAGTAGTGCCGATATAATGGAGGATACAATTAGGGCTTGTGAGATTAAAGCGATGTCTGAAGAAAAGAAGTTGTGTGCCCTTACACTAGAGGACATGGTAGATTATGTTAAATCCCATGTAGGGAAAAAAGTGTGTACATTATCGGGTTATGTAGCGAAAGACGTACAAAATGTGCATAAGATTGTGAATTCTAAGAAAGTCGAGAGTGATGTTAGTATGGTTTGTCATAAGATGGGTTATCCATACGCGGTGTTTTACTGCCATAACCTTAAGGAGACGAGTTTATATGAAATTTCGATGGTGGATTCAGAAGGGAAGAAAATGGATGCAATTGGTGTGTGTCATAAGGATACATCTTCTTGGAGTCCTAAGCATGTTTCATTTCAAATGCTTAAGGTGAAGCCTGGAAGTGTACCTGTTTGTCATTTCCTTAATGAAAGGAGTATAGCTTATGTTCTTAAGTAG